A region of the Roseiflexus sp. RS-1 genome:
GCCTTCCCACGTCCATCCCAGACGTCGAACGCGATCCGTCAATCTGTCCAGGATCGATGCCTGTTGCTCAGGGTTGAGATTGCCCGCCTGCACATAGTCGCTCATCAACGCACGCAACTCCGACAGGTCGCCATAGAGATCGCTGCGGATGAAGGGCGGCGGCAGATGGCTGATGATGGTCGCGTGCGTCCGACGCTTCGCAATCATCGCCTCGGTCGGGTTGCCGCTGTAGTAGACGTAGAAGTGGGGCGCGTTGCCGATCAGATAGTCTGGAAAGCATGCGCCCGAAACCGCTTTTTCTTTGCCGGGTAGAAACTCCAGCGTGCCATGCGTGCCGAGGTGAATGATGGCATCAGCGCGGAACACCTCTTCGAGCCAGCGGTAGAATGCTACATACTGGTGGTGCGGCGGCAGGCGCGTGTCGTGGTACTGCTGAACGTGCTGCTCGCCTGCACCACGCGACGGCTGAACGCCGAGAAAGATATTGCCGTTACGGATGCCCGGTATCCGAACACCCGCTCCTTCGCGCATGATCTGCCCTGGCGCTTCGCCCCAGAAGGTGCGGATCGTGTTCCACTGCGGGCAGTCGCGGGTCAGGGCTTGATACACTGCCGGTTCAATAACGACGTAGTCATCAGTGCGATGCGGCTGTTTCCACTGCGGCGTATTGATCTGCCCATCGGCAACGAAGCGCTCTTTCAGTTCGGTTACATCCCAGGGTGTCACCGTATACCCGTTGTCTGCCAGATGCCGAAGGATCGCCGCCAGCGAGGCAAAACTGTCGAGGAACGCACCACACCCAACATTTCCCTCCCCTGGAGGATAATCGTAGGTGATGATCGCCACCCGCTTCTCAGCGTTCGGTTTCCTGCGCAACGCAATCCAGCGTTGCACACGGGCAATCAGGCGCTCAACGCGCTCCTCGATCAGGGTCGCCTCTTCAAAACCCAGCCCGTTCGGTTGCATCGCTCCAATCGGATACGTTTCAATACACCCATCGAGTTCCGGGAGAAAGATCGAAACCAGAAACTCGCCCACCTGCGCTCCCTGATCATCCGCCTGCCAGTCGGCAACGCTGCGCTTTGTCAATACAAAGGGATGCAGCACCGGAACATTGAGCGCACGGAGCAGGGCTATCGCCCCTTCCGGATCGCCGCCCATTGGTCCCTGCCCCAACCGAAAGGCGAGCAGGTTGATGATCAGATCGACCTGCGGCTGACCATCCGCTGCAAGAAGATCACGTAAGCGCTCCAGATCATTCCCAACCGCGCGGGATATGGCAATTGGAACAACGTTGCAGACCGATTGCAGGCGTTGACACAACCGACCGGCGATCGGAAAGAGGTCAACCGGATAGGTGGTATTTCGAAAAAGAACCGCTACATTCGGTCGATGAGGCTGAGCAGGAACCTCCGCGCGATAACGGCGCAGATCGGGATACATACGATGCGCAACAGGATCATAGATGGCAACCTGCTCCAGGGTTTGCGGCGGCTCCGGCTTTGGCAGATCGCCCTGCCCCAGATAATCGCGCGCTAGCAGGCGCAGCATCTGTTCACAATTCTCCGGGTTGGCAAATTGCCAGTACCTGACCAGCCAGAGATAGTTGCGCATGTCACGCAATTTCCCAACCGGCAGGAGTGTCCCAACCTTCTCCATCATTGCCATCATGCGCTGGATTGCATCAAGCGACGGCGGTTCTCCTGTTTCGCTCTCCTTTGCCATGCCCGCCATTGAAAATCCACCCAGACGTGTCAGAGCACGGCTCGCCATACTGTCACCATTGAGCACGACCACAGGACCGGTAAAACCGGTAATCTGCTGAACCAGTGCGCTGCTCAGGTCTTTGGGTGCACCCATCAAATCGAGCAACAGGATATCGGCGCCCTGGATTGCTGCGATGATCGGTTCCCAATCCGCAGGGTGCAGAGCGTCACGCCCGATATACTGCAACCGCAGGTTCAGTCGCTCACGCCACGGTGATCGCAGCCCCAACGCCCGCATGTGACTCAACCCGACAGCGCTGACGGAAATAATCGTAACCGTGCTCATCTGTTCACCTCATCCCGGCATGGGTAGGCGCGCAAAAAGTAATCGGGCAACACCGACGCATTGCCATCCCTGTGAATGGCGCCCTTTTCGATCCAGATCACCCGCTCGCCGAAGGCGCTGGCACACCGCCAGTCGTGTGTCACCACGATCAGCGTCAATCCCCACTGCTGCCGTAATGCGCCGAGCGCCGCAAGCATACGCTCGACTCCTCCGGCATCCTGACCGACCGATGGTTCATCGAGCAACAGGATATCAGGGCGCATTGCGACCATCGCCGCCACTGCTACCAATCGCTTCTGACCGGTGCTCAGCGCATGCGGGTGACGACCGGCGAGCGGCATTAATCCGAAACGCTCCATGACCTCTTCTGCAAGCGCAGGACTCTCCGCCTGCACTGCTATCTCGGAGCGCACACTATCCATGAACAACTGACTGTTCGGATTCTGAAACACATACCCGATCTGGCGCAGCAGCGGTCGATGACGATCCAGACTGTAGCGCAATTGCCCCTGCTGCGGCTTGAGCAAACCCGCAATGACGCGCAGCAACGTCGTTTTGCCGCATCCGTTTTCGCCGAGCACAACGATCTGCTCGCCTTGCCGCACGGTCAGCGTGATGTCACGCAATACCGGTACGGCAGCATACCCGGCGCTTACCGAATCCAGTTCGATGGCTATGTCCGACGGTATGTGCCGGTTGGAAGCAGAGACAATGTTCGTGTGGCGAATGAGACGCTCGACATAGTGTAGCGCCTCATCGTGCGGCAGATCCAGCGTCACCCGCCCATCCTCGATCCAGATCAGGCGTGTGGCGTATGGGAGAATGATATCGAGACGATGCTCGGCGACGATCACGAGTGCGCCGTGCGACGCCAGATCGCGCAGCGTATCAAGCAGGCGCGCTGTGCCAACCGCATCAAGGTTCGCAAGCGGCTCATCAAGCAGGATCACGTGCGTTCCCATCGCCAGCGCCGCTGCAGTGATCAGGCGTTGCTGACCACCGCCGGACAGCGTGGAGGTCGCCTGATCGGGATTGAGATCAAGAAGCGCGCAACTGCGGGTAATCCGCTGCTGAATCGCTTCAGGCGTGAAACCCAGGTTCTCACATCCGAAGGCGATCTCATCCTCCACACGCAACGTCACAATCTGCCCCTCGGCGTCCTGTGCCACCGTACTGATGGATCGGGCAATCTGCGCGACGGGTTGACCGGTGAGGGCGACGCCGTTGAGTGCGATCTGTCCATGCATCTCACCGTAAACGACCACACTGCCGTTGACACAGTTGAGAAGTGTCGATTTTCCAGCGCCACTCGTTCCCGCAATCACAACAAACTCACCGCCGCGCAGATCAAGACTCACATCCTGAAGCACCCACTCGCTTGCCGTTGCGTAGCGAAAACGAAGATGAGAAATGGTCAGTTGAAGAGCCATTGTGCGCCTGCCACTCCGCTCATCAGGATCACCATCAGCGCCAGTGTTGCGTAATCGCGCCCGTGCAGGGCGACCGGACGATAGATCGTCGCGCATGGATCGCCGGTAAATGCGCGCGTTTCCAGCGCCAGCGCCAGACTCTCCGATAGGGTCAGGACCCGGATCAGAAGCGGCACAACCAGCGCGCGATAGAGAATACGAAGCGGCGTATGTCGCAGCGACAATCCGCGCACCCGCATCGCATCACGGATGCGCACCGCCTCGCCGACAAGTGTCGGAATCGAGCGTACCGTAATGAGCAGACTCAGGGCAACAAGCGGCGGCGCGCCCGCCTGCCGCAATGCGCGCGCCAGTTGCGTCGGATCGATCGTCCAGGCAAACGCAATCGTCAAACCGAGCAGACTGATCCTACCGAACGTCATCAGACCACCAGACACTCCGCCGCCGAACAGTGCAGCCAGTACACCGATCAGCGCCGCCAGCGGGATGACGATCCGCGCAATACGGGCTAACAACACTCCGTAGCCAACCATCATGAAGATCAACCCCAACCCCGCAACAAACGTCAGTAGCGTGGTTGCATCGCGCAGCAGCAACCCAAACGTCAGCGCAACCGCCGCACAGGCGACGCTGAGCAGCGGATGCAGCGGCTGCGCCACGGATGCAAGCCATAGTCGCTGGAACATCGAACACGCCCTTCCTTACGCCCGCAGCACACCCGCAACCCGCAACTCCTGCCCCAGACGCAACCCTGCCCAGGCGCCGATAAAACTCAAGAGCGCCGTTGCGCCCAGAACCGGCACAATCAGCCACGGATTCATCAGGAACCGCGCAATCGTCGGACCTCCAACCACCGCGCCGATACCCAGACCGACCAGCACGGTCAGCGGCATATACAGACCAGCCGCCAGCAGTACCGCCTCATTGCGCTGATAGGATCGGAACACTGCAAGCACAATAAGCTCTGCCAGCGCCCCCGCAATAACATTGATCGCAAACATCACCCATGCCATCATCAACAGCACCAGACCGACGAGACTCACGACAACGAACAGTGTACCGGGCTGGCGCACCTTGAGCAGCGCAACTGCCAGCAGCAAACCGTAGAAAGGCGAGGGCGCCAGCGAACGAATGCCAGGGATTGGAAGACTGATAACCAGCGGCACAACCAGGAAACTGACAGCGAGCAGACAGGCGGCGACAACTGCGAGGAAGACGACGTCGCGGAGCGTCAACCGTGCAATCATGTGAACCTCCTTTATGTATCCAATGATGCAGCACTAAACCGACACGGACAGCGTACTGCCCGAAAGCCACACCACGATGCCGACCATCTGCGGATAAGCGTAGCGCCATCCGTTCTCGCAGCGTTGTAGAAGCGGCAGCAAGCCCTCCTCCAGAGCATCGAGCGCATCAGGAGATGCATCCGGCGCGAGCAGTTGCGCAACAGCGTATGGCGTCGAACCGACGATCTCACGGGTCTCACTGACAACCCGCACGTCTGCCAGCAGTCCCATCTGCCAGAGTGTTCCTGCAATCAACAAGTGATTCGGATCCAGCGACTCCGTCCACTTCCCACAGATCGCCTCGATCAGCGAACGGTGTGGCGGACTGCTGCCAACGCCGCTGACGATCACCAACGCGCGACGCGTAACGGTAACCATCTTTTCCAGCGTTGCACGCAGATCAACCAGGCGATAGAGCGACCAGGCGGCAAGTACAACATCGTGCGGTTCGACCACTGCATCCTGCCAGTCGGCTTCGAGCAGCGTGATATTCGTGATTCCTCGCGCATACGCCTTGCGCCTGAGCACATGCAGCATTGCCGACGACTGATCCAGCGCGGTCACATGGCGCACCCGTGCTCCAAGGGGCAGCGTGAAACGCCCGGTTCCCGCACCCACATCGAGCAGCGTATCATCGGGGTGCAGCAGGTCGCCGATGATCGCCAGCGTCTGCGCAATAGCAGCAGTATCACCGGCGCGCTCATCGTAGCGCTCCGCATACTCCTGCCAGAACGCCCGATCCTTCGCCGGATCAAGCCGTTCAGAAGGATGCCGCCACATACGCTCTGCCCAGACGGCAGCGAAATCGAACAGGGAATCAGACATAATGCGCTCCCCTCGAACGATCACCAGCGCACACGAATCCTCGTGAGCGAACAAAACGCCATCACCAGGATCAAGCCACGCCTGATACTGCTGATCGGCGATCAGTGACATACTGAATGCCAGGGAACGCGATAACTATCGCAGGATGATGCAGAGAATATGGACTGGAACATGGTTCTCCTCCTTAGCTCGAGAAGGGTCGAACACACAGTGTCGCGGCAGGCATCCTGGCTTCCGACGATACGATCGGTTACAGTTGCGGCACAGCGCTGGACTTGCACCAGCTTCCACCTTTACGCCCTGGCATCCGGGCCTGCGGGTCACCGCGACGTTTGAAAGGTTTATCTAGTACAAATAGCATGATACTCACTTATTGATCACGTGGCAAGACGATATACCATCACCTTAGTTGAAACCTGTTCACGAAAGGCGTCGGGAGCGAGACGGATGACCACAACCGGAAAGGCAAGTCTCAAATCCGCCCCTCCTGCCGGAAGAACCTGCTCTTGTAAGGTTTAAAGCCGAGCAGAACATCGGTTCGTGTCACGGATTCTTGGGTGCCATGGTGCAGCAAATCTATCGCAGAACCCCTATTCCGCAGCGCAGGAGGGGACGGAAGATGAGGGCTGAAACGATTTTGTCCTCCCACCCGCCTCACAGCGTAATCACCTGATCCGGCGGATTGCCGGACAAGGCTTCGTACAGTTGCGGGAAACAACCGGCGACCACGCCCTCGACCAGTCCTTTCGCTCTCACCTGCCCGAGGCCGCACTGCGTGAAATCGCCCTCACCTAGGTCGCGCTCGATGGCGCACCGGTCACACACCATCAGCAGAATGTTCTGCTCCTTTGCGATCTTCGCCAGGCGCTCACCGATTGGATCACCTCGACGTAATACATACAGATTGTCGTCGAAAAACATCATCCCCACCACCTGCGCGCCGTGAACCCCCTGTTCAAGTTGCGGCAGGATCATCTTCCCCAGTTTGTAGGTAGCCGACATATCGGTAGCGAACACGTATGCAACCTTCATGAATATCTTCCCTCCAGATAGACGACTTCTCCGAATTAACCACCAGATCCCAGTTCCCAGACCGTCCACACACCAAACGGATCCTCAAACTGCGCCCAACCTTCCGGTCCCAGCGCCATTTCTGCATCGGTCAGCAAACATGCGTCGAGGCGGGCACGGAGCGCAGCTTCGTCCATATCCTGACCAATCAGCACCAGTTCCTGCCGTCGATCACCCCAGCGGCTATGCCACACCTGCGCCAGTTGCGCCTCTACATCGGGGTCATCGGGCAGTTCGTCCTCGAGCAACGCCGCCCACCACATCCCGCCAGGTTCAACCCGACACGCATTTCCAGCCTGCGACCAGATGCCGCTCACCTGCATTCGCGTCGCCAGCCAGATCAGACCTTTCGAGCGCAACACGCCGGGCCACGCATCGTGGATCAGGTCCCAGAAGCGCTGCGGGTGGAATGGACGTCGCGCACGGTAGACAAAACTCGAAATACCGTACTCCTCGGTCTCCGGCGTGTGCTCGCCGCGCAATTCTTTGAGCCAGCCGGGCGCCTGCGCCGCACGTTCGAAATCGAACCGTCCGGTGTTCAGAATCTCGTGCAACGGCACACGCCCAAAACTCGTGCGCACAATCCGCGCATCGGGGTTGAGTTTGCGCAGCAGCGCCTCCAGGTGATCAACCGCG
Encoded here:
- the bchH gene encoding magnesium chelatase subunit H, with product MSTVTIISVSAVGLSHMRALGLRSPWRERLNLRLQYIGRDALHPADWEPIIAAIQGADILLLDLMGAPKDLSSALVQQITGFTGPVVVLNGDSMASRALTRLGGFSMAGMAKESETGEPPSLDAIQRMMAMMEKVGTLLPVGKLRDMRNYLWLVRYWQFANPENCEQMLRLLARDYLGQGDLPKPEPPQTLEQVAIYDPVAHRMYPDLRRYRAEVPAQPHRPNVAVLFRNTTYPVDLFPIAGRLCQRLQSVCNVVPIAISRAVGNDLERLRDLLAADGQPQVDLIINLLAFRLGQGPMGGDPEGAIALLRALNVPVLHPFVLTKRSVADWQADDQGAQVGEFLVSIFLPELDGCIETYPIGAMQPNGLGFEEATLIEERVERLIARVQRWIALRRKPNAEKRVAIITYDYPPGEGNVGCGAFLDSFASLAAILRHLADNGYTVTPWDVTELKERFVADGQINTPQWKQPHRTDDYVVIEPAVYQALTRDCPQWNTIRTFWGEAPGQIMREGAGVRIPGIRNGNIFLGVQPSRGAGEQHVQQYHDTRLPPHHQYVAFYRWLEEVFRADAIIHLGTHGTLEFLPGKEKAVSGACFPDYLIGNAPHFYVYYSGNPTEAMIAKRRTHATIISHLPPPFIRSDLYGDLSELRALMSDYVQAGNLNPEQQASILDRLTDRVRRLGWTWEGIEALEQTLYEYESSLIPGRLHCFGQRYTDEEVREFLIQTLRTADGERPSLFELLCRDRRLDWRAIWESPERHAEVLAQLEDDARAWVQEYVIEGQRFSRREQEWQQVYVAACAIRDGLQQCDELGGLVHALSGGYLPAGMGGDLFRSPDILPTGRNMVQFDPRRVPTDAALARGAAIAEATLEHYRQTHGRYPRQTAVILWGLETAKTQGETIGQILAYLGVRRVCRSVWETRLEIIPLAELKRPRVDVTIQMCGFFRDMFPNLIELLQEAISLVAAQDEDDDHNPVRCHTRRLYNELRAQGASHNDAEDLATARLFGPQNTLYGAGVDQLIKSQAWQNPAELAACYTDSLRYVYTRRRYGEAMPHLLNAQLTHVELISQVRSSRDYEMTDLDHYYEFYGGLACSVKAATGRQAHLMVADTTEGRIRAEPLQRAIQRGLRTRLLNPRWLDAMLKHDYHGAQQIAKRLEHMVGLAATTEAVDPALFEAANRCLIADETLRKRIEQNNPYALLEVVDRLLEAHHRKYWQPSDDDLARLQALRGQLEDRLEGIGVPQDAGSA
- a CDS encoding ABC transporter ATP-binding protein, producing MALQLTISHLRFRYATASEWVLQDVSLDLRGGEFVVIAGTSGAGKSTLLNCVNGSVVVYGEMHGQIALNGVALTGQPVAQIARSISTVAQDAEGQIVTLRVEDEIAFGCENLGFTPEAIQQRITRSCALLDLNPDQATSTLSGGGQQRLITAAALAMGTHVILLDEPLANLDAVGTARLLDTLRDLASHGALVIVAEHRLDIILPYATRLIWIEDGRVTLDLPHDEALHYVERLIRHTNIVSASNRHIPSDIAIELDSVSAGYAAVPVLRDITLTVRQGEQIVVLGENGCGKTTLLRVIAGLLKPQQGQLRYSLDRHRPLLRQIGYVFQNPNSQLFMDSVRSEIAVQAESPALAEEVMERFGLMPLAGRHPHALSTGQKRLVAVAAMVAMRPDILLLDEPSVGQDAGGVERMLAALGALRQQWGLTLIVVTHDWRCASAFGERVIWIEKGAIHRDGNASVLPDYFLRAYPCRDEVNR
- a CDS encoding energy-coupling factor transporter transmembrane component T family protein is translated as MFQRLWLASVAQPLHPLLSVACAAVALTFGLLLRDATTLLTFVAGLGLIFMMVGYGVLLARIARIVIPLAALIGVLAALFGGGVSGGLMTFGRISLLGLTIAFAWTIDPTQLARALRQAGAPPLVALSLLITVRSIPTLVGEAVRIRDAMRVRGLSLRHTPLRILYRALVVPLLIRVLTLSESLALALETRAFTGDPCATIYRPVALHGRDYATLALMVILMSGVAGAQWLFN
- a CDS encoding class I SAM-dependent methyltransferase, coding for MSLIADQQYQAWLDPGDGVLFAHEDSCALVIVRGERIMSDSLFDFAAVWAERMWRHPSERLDPAKDRAFWQEYAERYDERAGDTAAIAQTLAIIGDLLHPDDTLLDVGAGTGRFTLPLGARVRHVTALDQSSAMLHVLRRKAYARGITNITLLEADWQDAVVEPHDVVLAAWSLYRLVDLRATLEKMVTVTRRALVIVSGVGSSPPHRSLIEAICGKWTESLDPNHLLIAGTLWQMGLLADVRVVSETREIVGSTPYAVAQLLAPDASPDALDALEEGLLPLLQRCENGWRYAYPQMVGIVVWLSGSTLSVSV
- a CDS encoding SaoD/DsrE family protein, coding for MKVAYVFATDMSATYKLGKMILPQLEQGVHGAQVVGMMFFDDNLYVLRRGDPIGERLAKIAKEQNILLMVCDRCAIERDLGEGDFTQCGLGQVRAKGLVEGVVAGCFPQLYEALSGNPPDQVITL
- the zigA gene encoding zinc metallochaperone GTPase ZigA translates to MHRARSTNVKQQHSFRPLPVTVLSGFLGSGKTTLLNHVLANRSGLRVAVIVNDMSEINIDAQLVRSGGAALSRTDERLVEMSNGCICCTLREDLLVEVARLAREGRFDYLLIESTGISEPLPVAETFTFADETGVSLAELARLDTMVTVVDSFNFPRDFFSTDDLRDRNLSAGEEDERSVVDLLIDQVEFADVLVLNKVDLVDPDAVDHLEALLRKLNPDARIVRTSFGRVPLHEILNTGRFDFERAAQAPGWLKELRGEHTPETEEYGISSFVYRARRPFHPQRFWDLIHDAWPGVLRSKGLIWLATRMQVSGIWSQAGNACRVEPGGMWWAALLEDELPDDPDVEAQLAQVWHSRWGDRRQELVLIGQDMDEAALRARLDACLLTDAEMALGPEGWAQFEDPFGVWTVWELGSGG